The window ATAAAACAACTTAGCTGTAGTTTCTTATCCACTTCCGCCTCTTGGCCTTCTCaacatttttatgttgcattaaacaacaaatgtcaccAATTTGCTATATATAATTTGAACAgagtacctaataaagtggcctgTGAGTGTATGTTtgacaaaatatgttttcattgcGGCTTGTTCTATGAAATATTGTACATTTCAACAAACAAGCTTGTAAAATTGTCAACATACAATGGTTTATGTGTAGTTAAACCTATAGAAGAACCATCATAGAACCCTTATTTCTTTGGGGCATTTAATTCAACAAAACAATCTTGTGGTTGACCCGTTTGATTGGTCTGTGAAATCTGTAAGTCAATTTTTGTTTGCAGGGGGAAGTTAAATTTTAGTTGGAGATTTCTACTTGGCATCATTAATGAGATGttaacaaactaaataaaagataaattataatttttagaTGTTGGTTTTTTTCTATGGTTGTACTAATATCAatcacaaatacaaatcatCTCTGCCGTTGCAGAAATCATAACAATTTCTGGCATTttcagacaaactttattgattCCAGGAGCAATTGAACTGCAGTTAGACCCATTTTGTTGGACGATGTTACACAGCTTCATTTTTGGCTAAAATGTATCCCTACGGTAATGTGGAGCTTCATCTAAGCTTTGTAAAGCTTTAGTGCAGAATCAGAGCAGACATCGGTTGACATTTAGTTTGCTTTGAGgccagtgagaaaaaaaaaactgcttgtgGATGATGTTTCCCTTTGCTGGTGCCTGAAGCAGCTGTAGAAGCAGCTTCTACTTGAGCCTGAACATTTTGTACCTCCTTCCCCCTACCGCGCTTCTTTCCTCCACTCCTCCCCAATTCGTCTCTCGCTCTTCTCTGTTTTggaatgtttaattatttaccAAAATTTGTCAAAGCACGGAAACCCTGGTAGTATTTTCTTGGTTTTTGTAAAGCAAGAAAATACTACCATTAACTTTTTAActagtttttttctgtgtattgtaagaaattacagcaaatacCATATCAATGCATTTTATAAGACAAGTTCAATGTACATCTTGTCGTATTAAATCCAAATCAGTTCACATTCAATTCAAATCCAAATCCTTTGAGCCATTTGCAACCGAAAAATACTTTGAAATCTGATCCTGATTATAGTACACTGATGCTGACTACAATGCAAGTTAGTAAAAAAATAGTCTATCAAAGGATCCCAGACGAACCCATGACTCAGCAGAAATACATCATTCTGACCAAGCATCCGGCGGCCTTCTTGCCTTTCTTAAAATGCGCCTTGCatttttcacagcttttcacaTTAATCTCAAAGTTGCAACCACTTTCTTCCTGACCTCTTTTCTGTTATTGGTCATTATCTTGATTGCAAAATTatgttacttacatttcttctGTAGATGGCATTTACTTGCAGATTGAGTGATTTTAGCAGCGGTAAAAGCTGATCTACTCAAGTTGGCAAGTTGGAGGGTATTGCATACAGTAGACATGCCCTACATTTGCAAAGGAACTGGCACaaataaagctaaattattTATCATCAGACTATGAAGGTTTCCAATATTCATGAGCTGCTCTCTGTGATTGCCAGTATGGCTCAACACACTCGGCTGCACCGTATAGTTGCTGCTCCGTTGGTCATTTAGGAAACTGCTATCAGGAAATCTCCTCGTTTgggaatttttactttttattgtctAAGAAAATACCAGATATCTCTGTAAGTTACATTCTGCAGGACTGTGATTAAAAGAACTGTTATTGCTAATGCTGATATAGAAAGtcatcatattttaataaaacaatttaaataatttaagacctttccatttattttggtctttttaatcCAAAACCTGTGTCTGCAAGTTCAGAAGATTAAATTTAAGGCTTTATAAATCTTCACTGTGACTTATATTTTGAACatcaacaaattaataaaaaagttgAGTAAAGTAAATGTAAGTTTATCCATTTGTGTTTCAGCTCTGACTCGTGACTCCAGTTCTTTTCTACCTTTGGGGTCCTTAACATCCACACTTTCAAGCACAATGcacaataaatgacacatgatcAAAATCCATGAGCAAACATTTAATATccctatttttaaaacaatcctTTTTCAATTTTTGCCAATATTTGTCATGAAAACCGAACTACCAGTAGTTAGCTAAtgtacacattttgtttgttttaagctACCATAAACTAGGCTCaggaataactttttttttttcaaggattTGGACTGCAGGCCAAATTTCTGGTTTTAAATACTTCTGACAGGGCTGTTTGCTAATCTGGGCTGAGGACTTTGCAGTTCTGTCATAGTGGGGAATTCCTCAGCCAAAGTTAAAATACGAAGAATGAAATAATGGCACGGATGTAtttctttttgataaaaaaaaatcaaaaagcaaTAGTTGAAGTAATGAGCAAATGCTCAGATTTAAGAACTAATTAAAGGTAATTTACAAATCAAGTCTGGGAAACCTGCttatatttaaagctttttaagggctaaaataatttttttttttataaattatagTATTTTGAGGGCTTTATAAGACAATGCTGAGCCTATTTTGACGAATATTAAACTGACAGTAACATATTATGTATAGACAATTTACCTGGGAGAAAGCAGCTATTTGCAAAGACAGATTTAAAGATCTGGCTTCAAAAATGCCAAGGAGTTAAAGCGAGGGAGTCACCGTTTCCAATCATCCAATTGGTTGTAAGCTTTTCTGCAGGATGTAGGTCATTCCTCCCCTTTTTCCAAACTGCAGCATTGCTCTCACACACagaaaatctgaagaaaaaGTTCATTGGCTGTTTGTGTTGGTGCAAAACTGCAAGCCCAAGGTTTTACGAGCTAATTCTGGCACGCACTTCCGCTTATGGACACAGAAAACCTGCAAAGAGTCtcactgggtttttttttttttttattaattgccTTCAGGCCATCCATTACAGCTACAGTTGGGCTGTCAAAATGTTGTGTAGAAGCATGTTTCGCTCCAGGCAAATTTTTTCAAAGTCCTGTGTGCGTCCCTCCTAAAGCTTGACCTTTAAGGAAGAAGGTGCGCTGCAGCGCAGGAGGCAGTTTTGTTGAGCAGCTTGACGTTCTTGCTGATGTAAGAGGTTCTTTTTTAAGATGTATTTTTTGCTCGTGAAGATCGTTTGTGTTggataaaactcatctttatctttaggattttttttattgttctgttgACGAGACAATAAATTTGTCACCCTCTGTCCTTCACAGGTCGTTGCCCTAAATGAGGATCCAGCGGAGGTTGCTGCTGAAGCTGAAGTAAATCTAATTTAGTttcctatttttaatttatttatttttttacataaaatactttgctGTTCCACTGACGGTGACATGAATCCACCATAAATCTTCTTGTTATAAGCCAGAGGCAGATTAGGCAGGTGAGGGTCTGAGTGGAGCAGGTTTTAACACCTTTAAATTGTCTCCAGCCTGGagctttttacaaaaaaaaaaaaaaaaaaaaatccagaaagaTCCACAAAAGCCTTCTAGTTTGAAATTCTGTGTtctaaatttttactttttttaaattggtttgcccaacacatttctttttgttttaagtaaACTTTTGTACAGCAGGAAAAACCCTGTAACAGCTACAGTCATGAGAAAAGCTCCTTGCAGCTTGGACAGAACTTTAATGGGAAAGTAGCAACCAGGTGCTGCTAAAAAagcccctttttttaaatttatctgACCATATTTTTAAGACCAGGAGTTTTGGCAGTTTGTCTCTCCAGAGCAAGCAGATCCAAGACGGAAACACATCGGTAATAACCCGAGGGAGCCAACCGCTGCTGCCAGTCATCActgcagaatgttttttttttcaggacatCCCAGCAAATACGCTTTCTGCTTTTctaagaaattagaaaagcaAATCCTAGACTTGGAGTGTCTCCATTTTAGTACATTAGAAATTGAATTTCTTGACAGTACGTTTTGAAAAAGACTGATTAAGTATGGCATGTATGGAAATATTAGGAGAAAATATTTTATCTCTAAAAAGAACGTGGCAGCATGGCTTAGGCTTAGAAGGTTGTAACCAAGTATGCGAAAAAAGTCAACAACCAAAAAATCCAGTCAACAACCAAAGCTCTACCTGCCTGAAAGACTGAAGTAGGACCTTAATGCAGTAAtcaggctcttttttttttttacctggattCCACTAAGTTTGATTAGTACATCTAAATAGTAATTAGCTCAGCAGTgcaattaaatgtgtttattattaaagagCTGTCAATGTGATGTAAAATCCACACATAGTTAAACTTTTAGTTAAGTCTGCTTAATTGGATCTCCCTGAGTTCATACCCGATTCTAATGATGCGTTTGTTCGTCGCTATCTATCAAGCCATTTACAGATGATTTCATATATTTAGCCATCTCGTTACAAAAAGTTAActggaaatgtatttttggtCAATTTCCAGATTCAGGCAGAAGACAATGAAGTCATACAGAGAGAGACGGATAAGGTAATTTCTTTGGTTTATGACCTCAGAGGTTCTGGTCGTGCGATGTAACGTAAGTAACTGCCGTTCtgttaagtgaaaaaaaaaaaacactaatgtCTATGAAGACTTGAGTATTCCTTGGGACCCTTCTCTTAATGttgcttaatgtttttttttgtcctggtaACTTTGCAGACACATGGCGTCCATGAGGTAGACTCTGAGACAGCTGTGGCCCTGCCAGAAGGAGACACTGAGACCAAGGTGGAAGTGGAGGCGGCCGTCACCGAACAAGTCGGCATATCAGAGTCTGGGAAGGAAGCAGCTGAAGAACCAGATGTAGAAGATCTTACCTGTGACCAATATCCTGCTGATCTAGAGCCTGCAGCAGGAAAAACTGAAACTAATACTGGATCAGAGGTGGAGGATGTCACAGAAACACTGGAGCCTGAAAAAGAGGCGGAGAAAGTCAGTCCGGCAGACGATGCAGCGGAGGATGGAGAGGAAAAACCCGAAGACCTCGCTGATGAAGACCCGACCGCACCAAGTGCTGAGTCTGTTACAGCTGCAGAGGTGCCACAGCAGTTTAATcgttgatttttcttttaataccaTATTAGTTATCATTATCTCATGGTGTGGTGCATGTTTATGTTGCTGTAGCTACATTCTCAAAGACAACAATAAACTATTCTGCTTTTTGTCTGGCTACTTCAGGATGCTCTTGCCTCATCGGTGGAAATCCCAGCGGTAAGAGCCTTCTCACTTACCAAACATAATTATGTAGCTATTAATAATGACAGTTTTCTTCACTATATTGTAATAGGATTGGCAAATTTAGGTTTTCTCCTTGCTTTGTTATATTGTGACATGGCAACCTTTTATCTCATCAGGTTCTGAATACTATTACTGAAGCTCCAGCAGATGAAGCTGACCCGAACCCTGATAAAGCCACAGAGGTATAACCAAGAGTTTGTTATTAACGcatgtcaatacattttaatttgattgtcTTGCGACTGTTCTTATGTCTGAGCTGCTAATTTATGACGTCACTAAGCTGGTTGCTAACATCCCGATTGAAAGACCAGAGTCAGTCAACATCAAATCAAACATCTCCATCACCCTGGGCACTGGGACCCCTCAAGGGTGTGTGTTCGGCACGTGGCCGTTAACACAAAACTGCATGCGTGCATgaggaaaaatgttaaaatgtgtgggTACTGACCTAATAGTAGGACTCGTTTATGGTAGGGATGAATCAGTGGACAGGGAGGTCCGGTGGCGAGACATCAACTTCAGGAGGTCAAGGTCTGACTCTTCAGCATCAGCTTGTGGCAGAGACAAAAGATAGCAATGAACTCCTCAGAGAACAGATGAGCTCACCTGGTTGAGGAACACCAGCACCACGAAAAAAAAGGCCCAACAGAGACATTCAGGCTTCAAAACAAGAAACATGAATTAACAGCAGATTTAAAGAAGCCGCTTCTAACTGCCcgcttttctcctttttagatTCAGTCAACTAAACTAGACCAAAACTAAATTACCGATTACTTTTTTTAGTAAAACTTAATTAGATTTGGATCAAAATACTAGGACCAAGGTGAAACTAAATGGTGTTGTCAAAATaaagacggaggaggaggagctgcaggaataGGGACCTGAATGCTGTCAGAGACTCCTCTCACACCCTGTATATGAGTCTATGAGCCGCTCAGACAAACCACCAGGCTGCTAGCCAGCTTTCTGCCTCAAACTGGTCAAACTGCCGTTAGGTGTATGGATATTATATTACTACACTCAATTCATGTTGTTTCATTTATCCACTAAGGAGTTATAGATCATATTAACACTCATTATTTTCTAGGGCTGGACggtatagagaaaaaaaagcacattgataaaatagtaatcatattgatcaatatcgacaATTATGAACAAATTCAAAAcctatattttaagtgcagccctggctattttatgctgttgcttagcgacctatttttagatacagaacacacaaacacaacacaaattcaaactcaaccctttattcaaccaactttttacctaaactgcaagtttaaaaaataaaaataaaactctttgaagggggcggagcattcctgggtctgcatttttgattggttgggaggatgtgatGATGCAATATTAACCTACGTGATACGCTAGAatccaaaaggaaggaaaactgttctattgaactttttattgaccccttttttcTATTGTCAATATATGCCCattgattgatatatatattgtagAGTTTTTGAAGATGGGAAACAGCCTCTTCTCATGTTGTCCTTCTGTCACTCAGGAAACTGCTGACCTTCTGGTCCATGAATCTGTTGCCACTGAATCTGTGACGGCCGTGAAGGACATCGTTTCAGCATCTGCAGTTGCCGAGCAGGTGAAATTTCTACAAAAGGGTCTTTATTGCCTGTTGATAACGCACAACATCATTCcgttattttctttcttctttaatGAATTTGCTAAAACTATGCATTTTATAATTCAAAGTGTCAGAGGCGAGCCAAATCAACCCATTCAGACACTGCGTCTTATTCTTCATATTGAGTTTCTCTCCCCGTAATCTGTAAAATAAACTGATGACATATGTTGTCAGCAGTGAGAAGTATAATGTCTGAAACAGCTGAGCTTCCAACTGATGGATGAAAAGTTCAGATCCAGTCTTTGCTTTTGGCAGGTTGCCTGCGATGCTTCATTATCACTGCAAGGTAGCAGCGATAATAACAATAGTCAAATCCTTAACCTTTTTCTCTTATGCTGTAATATCAATTAATATGTGGTGAAATCATTTAGAAATCATTGTAGTCCtagtgtgttatattgtttacCAATGTGctgataaaacatttacaacCTGGTTTTTAgagggatctttttttttttttttaacagttattCCCTTCTATGCATCTCAGCCATTCGTGGTCAGATTTCCAGGGAAATTTCTGTTATTATTCATGGTTGAATTAtagaaagcaaagaaaaacaaaaagcagagcaaaTATCCAAAAGTCTAAATAACAATTTATAGATGCAACGAGCTGCTTGCTCAGTTGACACCTGCATTTATGTCCGGGATAATTCAGCAGCTGTTCCTTCTATgagatgttttcatttaaaaacacatttccctcATTTTTGAAATTTAGGAAACTGAGGGAACAGGGGACATGTTTACCACCCTAACCGCATCCAGGGAAGCTACTCCTGCAGACCCTGCAACCGCAGCTGCTCCTACAGGGGAGGTGGGCACCGTAAGTTGTTTAAATACAGTGTTCCTTTTAAAATTAGGCCTTAAATCAAAAGATGCTAATGATACATGACCCGCAGTGAGCTcatctgtttttcctttttctgtcccatttaagtgtttcagatcatcaaacatttacattttagtgAAAAATAGAGTAAAAGATCTCAAACAGCCACATAGCCACTAATCTAAAGATCTTCAAGAACATTTAAGAAACAGAGGCACTTACAGTCATCTGTCTGGTGAGTGGTAACGAAGACATtgctaaggctttgggactacAGCAAACCACAATCCATTAAGGGAGGAAACATGGAACAGTCACAAGTGGTTaacctaccaaaattactccaagagcacaAAAATGAGTCAACCAGGAtgttacaaacaaacaaacccagaacaaaatcaaaagaaCCACAGGTAATAACTGCTTCGGTCAAAGTCATTGGTAAAGATCCAACAATAATAAAGTGAGTGAGAGAAAAATGCGTCCATAGTGCAGCTCCAAGGTGAACATCACTGCCATCTCCATCTcagatttaacaaaaaatagtGTCTTGAAGATCCCCAAGACattctgtggactgatgggAGCAAACCAGAACTTTCTGGAAGGTATGAGTCCCATACGAGCTACAAAACAAGCTAACGTTGGCATGCATCAGGACAATGATCTGCAGTACATCAGAAAGTTCAGCTCTGACAACAACAAGAAGGTTTGGCCAGTGGATGTGAAAAGTCCTGACTTAAATCCACTGTTAGATGACGGTTTTAAGAACGACTCAAAAACCATCCactgtgaataaataaaaaaaaaaaaatctgcaaagaaCAATGGGCCAAATTTCCTCCAAAGCGATGTAGAAGCCTATTAAACATTTGATAGGAGTTTTTGTCCCCAAGGTTGTCCCAACCAGTTACTGGCGTAAGGAAACAATGACTTTTTCACATTGAGTCATTCAAAAAATGCTCTTTTTACTCACCCAAATGTATCTTTGTCTAGtagtaaaatgtgtttgatgatctgaaacaaagactgaacacatttgTAAGGGGTTACATTACCTTGTGGTTCAGTTCTTACTCTGTCCTCTGACCTCGTGGTTCCTTTCTTTTCCAGAGCGCTGCTGCCGACCTGACGTCTCTGGATGCGTTGGCAGACGAAGCGAAGCCAGGAGGCTGCGACATCCCATGTCaagtgcagcttcctgtggagGTTGTGCAACTTGGGGCAGCGGTAAATGAATTTTACAATTTATTactgaagtagaaggaaaaaggAATGAGAATAAGTTAAAGGTATAGCGGATAATCTTCTTTCGGCTTCGAAAGGTAGGATAGTCATTCAAAAGGTGTtccaataaaaaagtaaaaaacaaagcaactggacttgttttccgtagttgaagacgtttcgcttcctctcctggaatctttctcaattcaaaaaggggtggacctgttttgactgaatttgcatgttatctaagccattacaaggcctttgtttggcaatggtataacgcttgttactccacattactccagactttttgaattgagaaagcttcctggataggaagcgaaacgtcttcaactacggaaaacaagtccagttgctttgttttttactttttttggaatgaccatgacctggatgactgagaatcttcaccagcatattcaaaaagtgacttgggtgttttttttaactacgtttCCGGAAAGATCTTCCACTATACCTTTGATAATGTAATAGGCGTAATGTTTCATTCAGTTtaatctcaaaaatatttaaattttaaggGTGTGTTTTACGGCATACTCACCTAATCAAATTTCTGCTCTGCGGTTCAGGAGCTTTCCGTGGAAATAACACAGAACGGAAACATTGTTTCTGAGGTCTCTATCGAGGGTTAGAGCCAAGACACACAGCTCAGAAGATCTTTTTCTATGTGTAAGACATTAAAAGTATGGATTCATtctttgaaaatatttattctgCCTTTATTTGTAGTCCCTCACTAATGGCGACGCTCCTGTAATGTTTGCCTTTTTTCAGATTCCCGTTGGAGGGCTCAAAGATTTCCAGGGAGTGGACCAGACCTTTTCATTCTTTAAGGCTTAGAGCAGAACAGGCAGGAAATCGAAGTGGGCATCCACACTTTGAAGTGCCTTTTCCTGTCCTGTGCTCTGCTGAAACATCAAACCAGATGTGGAAATGCAGAAACGGCTCctttcacagcagcagctgagacTCATGGAAacaagcaatttttttttttttttttggctctttttAATACTTTCTTACACAGCAAAACTACATATTCAATGAGTTTGACTATAGTTCAGGAGAAGGCGCTAAAGTCATGACAAAACAGCAAGaacagaaatattttgcatCTTCTATCTTCTCGGATTATCTGCCTCCAAAACACTTTTGGAGCATTGATAATTGAGTCAGTAGTTTGAGCATTTGTTCATTACATAGAGATGTattatgttgtttgtttttttagttatttgtttGAAAGTCACTGATTTAGCTCACCACTATTT of the Fundulus heteroclitus isolate FHET01 chromosome 12, MU-UCD_Fhet_4.1, whole genome shotgun sequence genome contains:
- the si:dkey-164f24.2 gene encoding fibrous sheath CABYR-binding protein isoform X1, with the translated sequence MPSKRKKNKRRMRRVQAQRRALEEQYAANLPIKASSGIAVSAPPTATPKKAAKAAPPTQEKLPPSVPISVPLVAPPKEEPEPVVKEDAAEAVQVEAAPAESDAVLLDQASVALEVESRVGDEVEGPARVSEEAPVESSPPVEPSTVEGDLAQEAEAAVSETEPVSEVVALNEDPAEVAAEAEIQAEDNEVIQRETDKTHGVHEVDSETAVALPEGDTETKVEVEAAVTEQVGISESGKEAAEEPDVEDLTCDQYPADLEPAAGKTETNTGSEVEDVTETLEPEKEAEKVSPADDAAEDGEEKPEDLADEDPTAPSAESVTAAEDALASSVEIPAVLNTITEAPADEADPNPDKATEETADLLVHESVATESVTAVKDIVSASAVAEQETEGTGDMFTTLTASREATPADPATAAAPTGEVGTSAAADLTSLDALADEAKPGGCDIPCQVQLPVEVVQLGAAELSVEITQNGNIVSEVSIEG
- the si:dkey-164f24.2 gene encoding fibrous sheath CABYR-binding protein isoform X2, with protein sequence MPSKRKKNKRRMRRVQAQRRALEEQYAANLPIKASSGIAVSAPPTATPKKAAKAAPPTQEKLPPSVPISVPLVAPPKEEPEPVVKEDAAEAVQVEAAPAESDAVLLDQASVALEVESRVGDEVEGPARVSEEAPVESSPPVEPSTVEGDLAQEAEAAVSETEPVSEVVALNEDPAEVAAEAEIQAEDNEVIQRETDKTHGVHEVDSETAVALPEGDTETKVEVEAAVTEQVGISESGKEAAEEPDVEDLTCDQYPADLEPAAGKTETNTGSEVEDVTETLEPEKEAEKVSPADDAAEDGEEKPEDLADEDPTAPSAESVTAAEDALASSVEIPAVLNTITEAPADEADPNPDKATEETADLLVHESVATESVTAVKDIVSASAVAEQETEGTGDMFTTLTASREATPADPATAAAPTGESAAADLTSLDALADEAKPGGCDIPCQVQLPVEVVQLGAAELSVEITQNGNIVSEVSIEG